Within the Streptomyces sp. NBC_00554 genome, the region TCGGCCTTGAGGTGGCTGACGAACATCGTGTGCAGCGGCAGACGGGCAGCACGCAGGCGGTCCATCCAGCCGATGACCTCCTCGACGGCGTCCGAGCCGTCGGTGCGGTCCAGCGGCAGGTGGATGGCGAAGCCCTCCAGCCGGACGTTCTCTATGGCGGAGTGCAGATGCGGCAGGTCCTGCTCGCTGACTCCGTGCCGCTTCATCGAGGACATCACCTCGATGACGACGCGGGCGCCCACAAGGCCGTACACGCCGTCGATGGACGACACGGAGCGGATCACACGGTCGGGCAGCGGTACCGGCTCCTCGCCTCGCCTGAAAGGCGTCAGGACCAGCAGGTCACCGCCGAACCAGTCCTTGATCCGGGCGGCTTCGTACGTGGTGCCGACGGCGAGGACGTCCGAGCCCAGGCGGGTGGCCTCGTCAGCGAGGCGCTCGTGGCCGAAGCCGTACCCGTTGCCCTTGCAGACGGGGACCAGCCCCGGAAACTGCTCGGACACCTGCTTGTGGTGTGCCCGCCAGCGCGCGGTGTCGACGTAGAGCGTGAGCGCCATGGCCGGTCCCGGAACCTTTCTCGTGGCTGCGGTGTATCAGAGGTATGAAGGGAAATTGTGGCGGCTTCGCCGGACCGACGGAGCGATGCCGGGCCGGGTCAGGGGCACGGCATGCGGATCGGCCCGGGTCAGCGGCGCGACATGTAGATGTCGAGCGCCTTGTGGAGCAGCTTGTTGAGCGGGAAGTCCCATTCGCCGAGGTACTCGGCGGCCTCTCCGCCCGTGCCCACCTTGAACTGGATCAGGCCGAAGAGGTGGTCGGTCTCGTCCAGCGAGTCGGAGATGCCGCGCAGGTCATAAACGGTCGCCCCAAGCGCGTACGAGTCGCGCAGCATGCGCCACTGCATCGCGTTCGAGGGCCGGACCTCCCGCCCGATGTTGTCCGAGGCGCCGTACGAGTACCAGACGTGTCCGCCGACGACCAGCATCGTCGCTGCGGACAGGTTCACGCCGTCGTGCCGGGCGAAGTAGAGCCGCATGCGGTTGGGGTCCTCGGTGTTGAGGGCCGTCCACATGCGCTGGAAGTACGACAGAGGGCGGGGCCGGAAGTGATCGCGGACGGCCGTGATCTCGTACAGCCGCTGCCACTCCTCCAGGTCCTGGTAACCGCCCTGGACGACCTCGACGCCCGCCTTCTCGGCCTTCTTGATGTTGCGGCGCCACAGCTGGTTGAAGTTCTTGTGGACCTCTTCCAGGGAGCGGTTGGCGAGCGGCACCTGGAAGACATACCGCGGTTGCACGTCGCCGAAGCCGGCGCCGCCGTCCTCACCCTGCTGCCAGCCCATGCGGCGCAGTTTGTCGGCGACCTCGAAGGCGCGCGGTTCGATGAAGTCGGCCTCGATGTCGCGCAGTCGCTTCACGTCCGGGTTCTGGATGCCGCCCTTGATGGACGCGGCCTCCCAGCGCCGGATGATCACCGGCGGGCCCATCTTCACGGAGAAGGCACCCTGCTGCTTGAGATGCGCGAGCATCGGCTGCAGCCAGTCGCCGAGGTTCGGGGCGAACCAGTTGATGACCGGACCCTCGGGCAGGTAGGCGAGATAACGCTTGATCTTGGGCAGCTGGCGGTACAGCACAAGGCCCGCCCCGACCATCTCGCCGGTCCTGTCGTCGAACCACCCGAGGCTCTCGGAGCGCCACTCCGCCTTGACGTCTGCCCAGGCCGGGACCTGCATGTGGCTGGCCGCGGGCAGACTCTGGATGTACGCCAGATGCTGCTCACGGCTGATGGTCCTCAGGGTCAGGCTCATTCGGGGCGCTCCTCGGGCTGGTGTGTCCCCATGGGTACAGGGGCTCCGGCTCTCGCGCCGAAGCCTACTGCGCCCTGTGAGCGCCCCGTCTGGCCGTATGGAACCTGCGCCCTGACCGATACGCGGCCAGGACGTCCTGAGGGCTTGTTCGGCTGTCTGGCGGGCCGTCAGCCGATGACGCCGCCGAAGAGGCCGCCGTGTGCCATGCCAAGGAAGAAGCCGACGGCCGCGGCACCGAGACCCAGGATCAGCCCGAAGCGCTCCCGTGTCGTCTCCGAGATGAACTGTCCGCCGGCGCCGGTGAGGATGCCCAGCAGCCCTGTCCAGGAGCTGATCAGATGCAGGCTGTGGAACTGGGCCGTGATGAAGGCCGTCGCCCCGAGCACCAGGGTCAGCCCGACCAGAGTGTCCTGGAGGGGATGGGGCTTGTGGTCGGTGGCGAGCAGGGAACCGACGGTGTTGGGTCGCAATGTCTGTGCCATAAGGCACCTCCTGCGGAAGGCGGCGCATCGTAGCGCCATACACACCCGATGTGTACAGATTGACGCTCAACCCGGTCGGATTTCAACCGGAAGCCCGTGTGCGGGTACTCTGTACTCTCTGCACCGGTGTCTGCCCAGGCCAAGGCCAGGTCACGACAGGGAATCCCGCTCGGTTCGCCGATGGGAGCCCGATTGTCAGTGGCGGCCGATACCGTTGCGTACGCATCACAACCCTCCTGCCACGGAACGACCGTGGCCGCTGAGTCCAAAGGAGGTGGGTTCCACATGCGTCACTACGAAGTGATGGTCATCCTCGACCCCGATCTCGAAGAGCGCGCTGTCTCTCCGCTGATCGAGAACTTCCTTTCCGTCGTCCGTGAGGGCAACGGAAAGGTCGAGAAGGTCGACACCTGGGGCCGTCGTCGTCTGTCCTACGAGATCAAGAAGAAGCCTGAGGGCATCTACTCGGTCATCGACCTGCAGGCCGAGCCTGCGGTCGTCAAGGAGCTCGACCGACAGATGAACCTGAACGAGTCGGTCCTCCGGACCAAGGTCCTCCGTCCCGAGACCCACTGAGCTTTCCAGCTCAGCTGATCTCGGGCATCGAGTAGCAGTACTAGCAGCCAGCAGCAAACCCGCCGAGAGGTACCCCCATGGCAGGCGAGACCGTCATCACGGTCGTCGGCAATCTTGTCGACGACCCCGAGCTGCGCTTCACCCCTTCCGGTGCGGCGGTCGCGAAGTTCCGTGTCGCGTCCACCCCCCGCACCTTTGACCGTCAGACCAATGAGTGGAAGGACGGCGAAAGCCTGTTCCTGACCTGCTCGGTCTGGCGTCAGGCGGCTGAGAACGTCGCCGAATCGCTCCAGCGAGGCATGCGCGTCATCGTGCAGGGCCGGCTGAAGCAGCGGTCCTACGAGGACCGTGAGGGCGTCAAGCGCACGGTCTACGAACTGGACGTCGAGGAAGTCGGCGCCAGCCTGAAGAACGCCACGGCCAAGGTCACCAAGACCACGGGTCGCGGCGGCCAGGGCGGTTACGGCGGCGGCGGCGGCGGTGGCGGCGGCCAGCAGGGCGGCGGCTGGGGCGGAAGCTCCGGCGGCGGTCAGCCTCAGGGTGGCGGCGCTCCCGCCGAAGACCCCTGGGCGACCAGCGCTCCTGCCGGTGGCAGCCAGGGCGGCGGTGGCGGCGGCTGGGGCGGAAGCTCCGGCGGCGCGACCGGCTCCAGCGGCTCCGGCGGCGGCTACTCGGACGAGCCCCCCTTCTAAGGGGCGGGCTCGCACCCCAACTTCTTGATCACACAGGAGAAACACCATGGCGAAGCCGCCTGTGCGCAAGCCTAAGAAGAAGGTCTGCGCATTCTGCAAGGACAAGGTCACGTACGTGGACTACAAGGACACGAACATGCTGCGGAAGTTCATTTCCGACCGCGGCAAGATCCGTGCCCGCCGCGTGACCGGCAACTGCACGCAGCACCAGCGTGACGTCGCCACGGCTGTGAAGAACAGCCGTGAGATGGCGCTGCTGCCCTACACCTCCACCGCGCGATAAGGGAAGGGTGACTGACATATGAAGATCATCCTCACCCACGAGGTCTCTGGCCTCGGTGCCGCGGGCGACGTCGTTGACGTCAAGGACGGTTACGCTCGCAACTACCTGATCCCGCGGAACTTTGCGATCCGCTGGACCAAGGGCGGCGAGAAGGACGTCGAGCAGATTCGTCGTGCTCGCAAGATCCACGAGATCGCGACCATCGAGCAGGCCAACGAGATCAAGGCCCGCCTCGAAGGCGTGAAGGTCCGTCTGGCCGTTCGCTCCGGCGACGCCGGCCGTCTCTTCGGTTCCGTCACCCCGGCCGACATCGCCTCGGCGATCAAGGCTTCCGGTGGCCCCGAGGTCGACAAGCGCCGCATCGAGCTGGGCGCGCCGATCAAGACCCTGGGCGCCCACGCGACGTCCGTGCGTCTGCACCCCGAGGTTGCCGCCAAGGTCAACATCGAGGTCGTCGCGGCCTGACCGCTGCGCTCGGCATAGCTGAGAGAAGGGCCGCACCCCAACGGGGTGCGGCCCTTCTTCGTTCCGTGAGAGCGCGGTTTGGTTTCGCTCAGATGCGACGCCTCTTGGTTTCACGTGAAACGAGGGCGCCGTCGCGCTGGCGGACGTTTCACGTGAAACGTTCAGCGCGTGGCGCCCGTGACGATCCAGCGCCCCGAGCGGGAACGCAGCCACAAGGTCATCATCCGGAGTGTCATCATCAGCGTCATCGCTCCCCAGAGCGCGGTCAGGCCGCCACCGAGTACGGGTACGAGCAGTGCCACGGGAGCGAAGACCAGCAGCGTGAGCAGCATTGCCCACGCAAGATACGGCCCGTCCCCCGCGCCCATCAGGACTCCGTCCAGTACGAAGACGATCCCGCTGATGGGCTGGGACACGGCGACCAGCAGCAGGGCGGGCAGTGCCGTGTTCTGGACGACCGAGTCGCTGGTGAACAGGGGGAGGAACAGGGGGCGGGCGGCGATGACCAACAAGCCGAGTACGACTCCCGCAGCGATTCCCCACTGGACCATGCGGCGGCAGGCCTCGCGGGCGCCCTGGGCGTCGCCTGCTCCGAGATAGCGTCCGATGATGGCCTGTCCGGCGATGGCGATCGCGTCGAGTGCGAAGGCGAGCAGACTCCACAGCGACAGGATGATCTGGTGAGCGGCTATGTCGGCGTCTCCGAGACGCGCGGCCACCGCGGTGGCGATCATGAGAATCGCCCGTAGCGACAGCGTGCGCACGAGCAGGGGTGCACCGGCCTGGGCACAGGCCCGTATCCCGGCGGAGTCGGGCCGCAGTGAGGCGCCGTGCTTACGGGCGCCGCGGATGACGACGTACAGATAGGCAGCGGCCATACCGCACTGGGCGATGACGGTGCCCCAGGCCGAGCCTGCGATGCCGAGGCCGGCACCGTACACAAGACCGACGTTGAGGGCGCCGTTGGCGACGAAGCCCCCGACGGCGACGTACAGCGGGGTCTTTGTGTCCTGCAGACCACGCAGGACGCCGGTGGCGGCGAGCACGACGAGCATGGCCGGGATACCGAGCGACGAGATGCGCAGATAGGTGATGGCGTACGGGGCGGCGGTGTC harbors:
- a CDS encoding MATE family efflux transporter, whose protein sequence is MTQAPAASKAARRRHDREIVALAVPAFGSLVAEPLFLMADTAIVGHLGTAQLAGLGIASALLMTAVGVFVFLAYATTAAVARRVGAGDLRAAIRQGMDGIWLALLIGAAVIAVALPTAPALMELFGASDTAAPYAITYLRISSLGIPAMLVVLAATGVLRGLQDTKTPLYVAVGGFVANGALNVGLVYGAGLGIAGSAWGTVIAQCGMAAAYLYVVIRGARKHGASLRPDSAGIRACAQAGAPLLVRTLSLRAILMIATAVAARLGDADIAAHQIILSLWSLLAFALDAIAIAGQAIIGRYLGAGDAQGAREACRRMVQWGIAAGVVLGLLVIAARPLFLPLFTSDSVVQNTALPALLLVAVSQPISGIVFVLDGVLMGAGDGPYLAWAMLLTLLVFAPVALLVPVLGGGLTALWGAMTLMMTLRMMTLWLRSRSGRWIVTGATR
- the rplI gene encoding 50S ribosomal protein L9 codes for the protein MKIILTHEVSGLGAAGDVVDVKDGYARNYLIPRNFAIRWTKGGEKDVEQIRRARKIHEIATIEQANEIKARLEGVKVRLAVRSGDAGRLFGSVTPADIASAIKASGGPEVDKRRIELGAPIKTLGAHATSVRLHPEVAAKVNIEVVAA
- a CDS encoding alanine racemase, which translates into the protein MALTLYVDTARWRAHHKQVSEQFPGLVPVCKGNGYGFGHERLADEATRLGSDVLAVGTTYEAARIKDWFGGDLLVLTPFRRGEEPVPLPDRVIRSVSSIDGVYGLVGARVVIEVMSSMKRHGVSEQDLPHLHSAIENVRLEGFAIHLPLDRTDGSDAVEEVIGWMDRLRAARLPLHTMFVSHLKAEELARLQQQFPQTRFRARIGTRLWLGDHEATEYRGAVLDVTRVSKGDRFGYRQQKAASDGWLVVVAGGTSHGVGLEAPKALHGVMPRAKGVARAGLATVNRNLSPFVWAGKQRWFAEPPHMQVSILFVPSDATEPKVGDELVAHLRHTTTQFDRIVEG
- the rpsR gene encoding 30S ribosomal protein S18; amino-acid sequence: MAKPPVRKPKKKVCAFCKDKVTYVDYKDTNMLRKFISDRGKIRARRVTGNCTQHQRDVATAVKNSREMALLPYTSTAR
- the femX gene encoding peptidoglycan bridge formation glycyltransferase FemX, whose translation is MSLTLRTISREQHLAYIQSLPAASHMQVPAWADVKAEWRSESLGWFDDRTGEMVGAGLVLYRQLPKIKRYLAYLPEGPVINWFAPNLGDWLQPMLAHLKQQGAFSVKMGPPVIIRRWEAASIKGGIQNPDVKRLRDIEADFIEPRAFEVADKLRRMGWQQGEDGGAGFGDVQPRYVFQVPLANRSLEEVHKNFNQLWRRNIKKAEKAGVEVVQGGYQDLEEWQRLYEITAVRDHFRPRPLSYFQRMWTALNTEDPNRMRLYFARHDGVNLSAATMLVVGGHVWYSYGASDNIGREVRPSNAMQWRMLRDSYALGATVYDLRGISDSLDETDHLFGLIQFKVGTGGEAAEYLGEWDFPLNKLLHKALDIYMSRR
- the rpsF gene encoding 30S ribosomal protein S6, giving the protein MRHYEVMVILDPDLEERAVSPLIENFLSVVREGNGKVEKVDTWGRRRLSYEIKKKPEGIYSVIDLQAEPAVVKELDRQMNLNESVLRTKVLRPETH
- a CDS encoding single-stranded DNA-binding protein; the protein is MAGETVITVVGNLVDDPELRFTPSGAAVAKFRVASTPRTFDRQTNEWKDGESLFLTCSVWRQAAENVAESLQRGMRVIVQGRLKQRSYEDREGVKRTVYELDVEEVGASLKNATAKVTKTTGRGGQGGYGGGGGGGGGQQGGGWGGSSGGGQPQGGGAPAEDPWATSAPAGGSQGGGGGGWGGSSGGATGSSGSGGGYSDEPPF